One stretch of Pseudomonas azotoformans DNA includes these proteins:
- a CDS encoding acyl-CoA dehydrogenase family protein, giving the protein MSAYQDYFDPSHQLVRDSVRRFVEREMLPGIEQWEEAESFPRELYLKAGAAGILGIGYPEVLGGSHEGDLFAKVAASEELMRCGSGGVVAGLGSLDIGLPPVVKWARPDVRERVAPQVLSGEKIIALAVTEPGGGSDVASLQTRAVRDGDHYRVSGSKTFITSGIRADFYTVAVRTGGPGFAGISLLLIEKGTPGFTVGQPLKKMGWWASDTAELFFDDCRVPVGNLIGAENMGFACIMGNFQSERLALALMANMTAQLALEESLKWAAEREAFGKPIGKFQVIKHRLAEMATAVEVSREFTYRQAAKMAAGISVIKEISMAKNLATDTADRVTYDAVQILGGQGYMRGSLVERLYRDNRILSIGGGTREVMNEIISKQMGF; this is encoded by the coding sequence ATGTCTGCCTATCAGGACTACTTCGACCCCAGCCACCAATTGGTCCGCGACAGCGTGCGTCGCTTTGTCGAGCGCGAGATGCTGCCGGGTATCGAGCAATGGGAAGAGGCGGAAAGCTTTCCCCGGGAGTTGTACCTCAAGGCGGGTGCGGCGGGCATCCTTGGCATCGGTTATCCCGAAGTCCTCGGTGGTAGCCATGAAGGTGATCTGTTCGCCAAGGTGGCCGCCAGCGAAGAGTTGATGCGCTGCGGTTCTGGCGGCGTAGTTGCGGGGTTGGGCTCGCTGGATATCGGCTTGCCGCCCGTCGTCAAATGGGCGCGGCCGGACGTGCGTGAGCGCGTCGCGCCACAGGTGCTGTCGGGCGAGAAGATCATCGCGCTGGCAGTCACAGAACCGGGCGGTGGTTCCGATGTGGCCAGCCTGCAGACCCGCGCCGTTCGCGACGGTGACCATTATCGCGTCAGCGGCAGCAAGACCTTCATTACCAGCGGCATCCGCGCCGATTTCTACACTGTCGCCGTCCGTACCGGCGGGCCGGGCTTTGCCGGGATCAGCCTGCTGTTGATCGAAAAAGGCACTCCCGGTTTTACCGTCGGCCAGCCCCTGAAGAAAATGGGCTGGTGGGCGTCGGACACGGCTGAATTGTTCTTCGACGATTGCCGGGTGCCCGTAGGCAACCTGATCGGCGCCGAAAACATGGGCTTTGCCTGCATCATGGGCAACTTCCAGAGCGAGCGCCTGGCCCTGGCGCTCATGGCCAACATGACCGCGCAACTGGCCCTGGAGGAAAGCCTCAAATGGGCTGCCGAGCGCGAGGCCTTCGGCAAACCCATCGGCAAATTCCAGGTGATCAAGCACCGGCTGGCAGAAATGGCCACCGCCGTGGAGGTCTCTCGGGAATTCACTTATCGGCAGGCCGCAAAGATGGCCGCCGGTATCAGCGTGATCAAAGAGATATCCATGGCCAAGAACCTCGCCACCGACACCGCCGACCGCGTCACCTATGACGCGGTGCAGATCCTCGGGGGCCAGGGTTATATGCGTGGCAGCCTGGTGGAGCGGCTGTATCGCGACAACCGCATCCTCTCCATCGGCGGCGGCACCCGCGAGGTGATGAATGAAATCATCAGTAAGCAGATGGGCTTCTGA
- a CDS encoding adenine phosphoribosyltransferase, which yields MTFDSFDIKSLIRPVIDFPKPGVIFRDITPLFQSPRALRLVADTFAQRYVETDFTHIGAMDARGFLIGSIIAYQLNKPLILFRKQGKLPADVLAEGYQTEYGEAFLEVHADSLCEGDSVLMFDDLIATGGTLIAAANLVRRMGAKIFEAAAIIDLPELGGSQRLEDMGIPTFCLTQFALSEQ from the coding sequence ATGACCTTCGATTCGTTCGACATCAAATCCCTGATCCGTCCCGTCATCGACTTCCCCAAGCCGGGGGTGATCTTTCGTGACATCACGCCGCTGTTCCAATCGCCCCGAGCCCTGCGCCTGGTGGCCGATACCTTTGCCCAGCGCTACGTCGAGACCGACTTCACCCATATCGGCGCCATGGATGCACGGGGTTTCCTGATCGGTTCGATCATCGCCTACCAACTGAACAAACCGCTGATCCTGTTCCGCAAGCAGGGCAAGCTGCCCGCTGACGTGCTGGCCGAGGGCTACCAGACCGAGTACGGCGAGGCCTTCCTGGAAGTGCACGCCGACAGCCTGTGCGAAGGCGACTCGGTGTTGATGTTCGATGACCTGATCGCCACCGGCGGCACCCTGATCGCAGCGGCGAACCTGGTACGCCGCATGGGCGCGAAGATCTTCGAGGCAGCGGCGATCATTGATTTGCCGGAGCTGGGTGGGTCGCAACGTTTGGAAGATATGGGGATTCCAACGTTCTGCCTGACGCAGTTTGCGCTGAGTGAACAATAA
- a CDS encoding FixH family protein, translating into MSVATAASPWYKHLWPWIIIGILACSVTLTLSMVTIAVNNPDNLVNDNYYEAGKGINRSLDRELLAQTLQLRAKVHLDELTGEVEVNLTGYSNPKTLELNLISPTQPEKDRKINLARSDSEPGRYIGQVTDKVEGRRFVELLGVEGDRTWRMFEEEQVSHDKDLLLGDEPLQGAEDLKK; encoded by the coding sequence ATGTCCGTAGCAACTGCCGCAAGCCCTTGGTACAAGCACCTCTGGCCCTGGATCATCATTGGCATCCTGGCCTGTTCGGTGACCTTGACCCTGTCCATGGTGACCATCGCGGTGAACAACCCGGACAACCTGGTCAACGACAACTACTACGAGGCCGGCAAAGGCATCAACCGCTCCCTCGACCGCGAGCTACTCGCGCAGACCCTGCAACTGCGCGCCAAGGTGCACCTGGATGAGCTGACCGGTGAAGTCGAGGTCAACCTTACCGGCTACAGCAACCCGAAAACCCTGGAGCTGAACCTGATTTCCCCGACCCAGCCGGAGAAAGACCGCAAGATCAACCTGGCCCGTAGCGACAGTGAGCCCGGCCGCTACATCGGCCAAGTCACCGACAAGGTCGAAGGCCGGCGCTTCGTCGAGTTGCTCGGCGTGGAAGGCGACCGGACCTGGCGCATGTTCGAGGAAGAACAAGTCAGCCACGACAAGGACTTGCTGCTGGGTGATGAACCGTTGCAGGGTGCCGAAGACCTGAAAAAATAA
- a CDS encoding NADP-dependent oxidoreductase: MPQEPTLNQRIVLVSRPQGAPTPENFRLERVNLPELADGQVLLKTLYLSLDPYMRGRMSDAPSYAAPVEIDEVMTGGAVSRIEQSRNPKFEVGDLVVGATGWQSHSISDGRNLMPVPKGLASPSMALGVLGMPGMTAYMGLMDIGQPKAGETLVVAAASGAVGSVVGQVAKLKGLRVVGIAGGADKCRYVMDELGFDACIDHKSVTFADDLAQACFKGVDIYFENVGGKVFDAVVPLLNPKARIPLCGLIAGYNAHEAPSGPDRLPALQRTLLTKRVRIQGFIVFDDYGDRQPEFLSAMAPWVRDGKIKFREDVVDGLEQAPEAFIGLLEGRNFGKLVVRVAQD, encoded by the coding sequence ATGCCTCAAGAACCGACCCTGAACCAGCGCATCGTCCTGGTCTCACGCCCCCAGGGCGCACCCACCCCGGAAAACTTCCGCCTGGAGCGGGTGAACCTGCCGGAACTGGCAGACGGTCAGGTCCTGCTGAAAACCCTGTACCTGTCCCTCGACCCCTACATGCGTGGGCGCATGAGCGACGCTCCGTCCTACGCGGCGCCGGTGGAAATCGACGAAGTGATGACCGGTGGCGCTGTCAGCCGTATCGAGCAGTCGCGTAATCCGAAATTCGAAGTAGGCGACCTGGTGGTTGGTGCTACCGGTTGGCAGAGCCACAGCATTTCCGATGGTCGCAACCTGATGCCAGTGCCCAAGGGCCTGGCCAGCCCGTCGATGGCCCTGGGTGTGCTCGGCATGCCAGGCATGACCGCCTACATGGGCCTGATGGACATCGGCCAGCCCAAGGCCGGGGAGACCCTGGTGGTGGCGGCCGCGTCCGGCGCGGTGGGCTCGGTGGTGGGGCAGGTGGCCAAGCTCAAGGGCTTGCGTGTGGTCGGGATTGCGGGAGGCGCAGACAAGTGCCGCTATGTGATGGACGAACTGGGCTTTGATGCCTGCATCGACCATAAGAGCGTGACCTTTGCCGATGACCTGGCGCAGGCGTGCTTCAAGGGCGTCGATATCTATTTTGAAAACGTCGGTGGCAAGGTGTTCGATGCGGTGGTGCCGCTGTTGAACCCCAAGGCGCGCATCCCGTTGTGCGGGCTGATCGCCGGCTACAACGCCCATGAAGCGCCCAGCGGGCCTGATCGTTTGCCAGCGCTGCAACGTACCTTGTTGACCAAGCGCGTACGCATCCAGGGCTTTATCGTGTTCGATGACTACGGTGACCGCCAGCCTGAATTCCTCAGCGCCATGGCGCCGTGGGTGCGCGACGGCAAGATAAAGTTCCGCGAGGACGTGGTCGATGGCCTGGAGCAGGCGCCCGAGGCCTTTATCGGTTTGCTGGAAGGGCGCAATTTCGGCAAGTTGGTGGTACGCGTCGCGCAGGATTGA
- the recR gene encoding recombination mediator RecR, giving the protein MSFSPLIRQLIDALRTLPGVGQKTAQRMALQLLERDRSGGTRLAQALSQAMTGVGHCRQCRTLTEEELCPQCADPRRDDTLLCVVEGPMDVYAVEQTGYRGRYFVLKGHLSPLDGLGPEAIGIPQLVARIEEQGTFTEVILATNPTVEGEATAHYIAQLLTNKGLITSRIAHGVPLGGELELVDGGTLAHSFAGRKPIAL; this is encoded by the coding sequence ATGAGCTTCAGCCCCCTGATTCGCCAACTGATCGACGCCCTGCGTACATTGCCGGGTGTCGGCCAGAAAACCGCCCAGCGTATGGCGCTGCAACTGCTGGAGCGTGATCGCAGCGGCGGCACCCGGTTGGCCCAGGCCTTGAGCCAGGCCATGACCGGCGTTGGTCACTGTCGCCAGTGCCGCACCCTCACCGAGGAAGAACTCTGCCCGCAATGCGCCGACCCGCGTCGCGACGACACTTTGCTGTGCGTCGTGGAGGGACCAATGGACGTGTACGCGGTGGAGCAGACTGGCTATCGCGGGCGCTATTTTGTGCTCAAGGGCCACCTGTCGCCCCTCGACGGCCTGGGCCCGGAAGCCATCGGCATTCCGCAACTGGTGGCGCGCATCGAAGAGCAGGGCACCTTCACCGAAGTGATCCTGGCCACCAACCCGACGGTGGAAGGCGAGGCAACCGCGCATTACATTGCCCAACTGCTGACCAACAAAGGCCTGATCACCTCGCGCATTGCCCATGGCGTGCCGCTGGGTGGCGAGTTGGAATTGGTCGATGGTGGCACGCTGGCGCATTCGTTTGCCGGCCGCAAACCGATCGCCCTCTGA
- the ccoS gene encoding cbb3-type cytochrome oxidase assembly protein CcoS, with translation MPALYVMIPAALLLVGVAIYIFFWAVDSGQYDDLDGPAHSVLFDDQDPNHLAGVEEANHPEQPPKDPPHA, from the coding sequence ATGCCAGCTTTATACGTAATGATCCCGGCGGCGCTGCTCTTGGTGGGCGTGGCCATCTACATCTTCTTCTGGGCCGTGGACAGCGGCCAGTACGACGACCTCGACGGCCCGGCCCATAGCGTGCTGTTCGACGATCAGGACCCGAACCACCTGGCTGGCGTCGAAGAGGCCAACCACCCCGAACAACCACCAAAAGACCCGCCCCATGCTTGA
- the fnr gene encoding fumarate/nitrate reduction transcriptional regulator Fnr, which produces MSEPVKLRAHSQAHCKDCSLAPLCLPLSLNLEDMDALDEIVKRGRPLKKGEFLFRQGDKFDSVYAVRSGALKTFSLSDSGEEQITGFHLPSELVGLSGMDTEIHPVSAQALETTSVCEIPFERLDELALQLPQLRRQLMRVMSREIRDDQQMMLLLSKKTADERIATFLVNLSARFRARGFSANQFRLSMSRNEIGNYLGLAVETVSRVFTRFQQNELIAAEGKEVHILDPIQLCALAGGSLEG; this is translated from the coding sequence ATGTCCGAGCCAGTTAAACTGCGCGCTCACAGCCAGGCTCATTGCAAGGATTGCAGCCTGGCCCCCCTCTGCTTGCCACTTTCGTTGAATCTGGAAGACATGGATGCGCTGGACGAGATCGTTAAACGTGGTCGCCCGCTGAAAAAAGGCGAGTTCCTGTTTCGCCAGGGCGACAAGTTCGATTCCGTTTATGCAGTACGTTCGGGTGCATTGAAGACGTTCAGCCTGAGCGACAGCGGCGAAGAACAGATCACCGGTTTCCACCTGCCCAGCGAACTGGTGGGCTTGTCGGGCATGGACACCGAGATCCACCCGGTGTCGGCCCAGGCGCTGGAGACTACCTCCGTCTGCGAAATTCCCTTCGAACGCCTGGACGAACTGGCCCTGCAACTGCCGCAACTGCGCCGCCAGTTGATGCGCGTGATGAGTCGCGAGATCCGTGACGACCAGCAAATGATGCTGCTGTTGTCGAAGAAAACCGCCGACGAACGCATTGCGACTTTCCTGGTCAACCTGTCGGCGCGGTTCCGTGCCCGTGGGTTCTCGGCCAACCAGTTCCGCCTGAGCATGTCGCGCAACGAAATCGGCAACTACCTGGGCCTGGCGGTGGAAACCGTGTCCCGCGTGTTTACCCGTTTCCAGCAGAACGAGCTGATCGCCGCCGAAGGCAAGGAAGTGCATATCCTCGACCCGATCCAGTTGTGCGCGCTGGCCGGTGGTTCCCTGGAAGGTTGA
- a CDS encoding heavy metal translocating P-type ATPase encodes MTTPCYHCALPVPSGSRFTTVILGERRELCCPGCQAVAEAIVAGGLESYYQHRSEASANPEALPVQLVDELALYDRADVQKPFVRHAGELAETTLLMEGISCAACGWLIEKHLRSLPAVAEARLNLSNHRLHVRWADGQLPLSQLLGELRHIGYAAHPYQADRAAEQLAGENRLALRQLGVAGLLWFQAMMATMATWPEFNIDLSPELHVILRWVAMFLTTPIVFYSCAPFFKGALRDLRTRHLTMDVSVSLAIGGAYLAGIWTAITGTGELYFDAVGMFALFLLAGRYLERRARERTAAATAQLVNLLPASCLRLKPDGQSERILLPELMLGDRVLVHPGAVLPADGVILDGQSSIDESLLTGEYLPQPRQTGDAVTAGTLNVEGALTVEVRALGHDTRLSAIVRLLERAQADKPRLAQIADRAAQWFLLCSLIAAALIGLLWWELDASRAFWIVLAMLVATCPCALSLATPTALTAATGTLHKLGLLLTRGHVLEGLNQIDTVIFDKTGTLTEGRLALRAIRPLGSLSTDLCLSLAAALENRSEHPIARAFGRAPLAADEVISSPGLGLEGRVGERVLRIGQPGFVCELSGCPIPAAPQVCGQWLLLGDRDGALAWFVLDDRLRSDAPALLAACKARGWRTLLLSGDSSPMVTSVAAELGIDEAHGGLRPDDKLQVLQQLHKEGRKVLMLGDGVNDVPVLAAADISVAMGTATDLAKTSADAVLLSNRLDALVQAFTLARCTRRVIIENLLWAGLYNGLMLPFAALGWITPIWAAIGMSLSSLTVVLNALRLTRLPSAPAARAPSVTRPLPV; translated from the coding sequence ATGACCACCCCCTGCTACCACTGCGCCCTCCCCGTCCCCTCCGGTAGCCGTTTCACCACGGTCATCCTCGGTGAGCGCCGCGAACTCTGCTGCCCCGGCTGCCAGGCCGTGGCCGAAGCCATCGTGGCCGGTGGGCTGGAAAGTTATTACCAGCACCGCAGCGAAGCCTCAGCCAACCCTGAGGCGTTGCCGGTGCAACTGGTGGACGAGTTGGCGCTGTATGACCGCGCCGACGTGCAGAAACCCTTTGTGCGTCACGCAGGCGAGCTGGCCGAAACCACCCTGCTGATGGAGGGCATCAGTTGCGCCGCCTGCGGCTGGCTGATCGAGAAACACCTGCGCAGCTTGCCCGCCGTGGCCGAGGCGCGGTTGAACCTGTCCAACCACCGCCTGCACGTGCGTTGGGCCGATGGGCAACTGCCGCTGAGCCAACTGCTCGGTGAACTGCGCCATATCGGCTACGCCGCTCACCCCTATCAGGCGGATCGCGCCGCCGAGCAACTGGCCGGGGAAAACCGCCTGGCCCTGCGCCAACTGGGCGTGGCCGGGCTGCTGTGGTTCCAGGCGATGATGGCAACCATGGCCACCTGGCCGGAATTCAACATCGACCTGAGCCCCGAGTTGCATGTGATCCTGCGCTGGGTGGCGATGTTTCTTACAACACCCATCGTGTTCTACAGCTGTGCACCGTTTTTCAAGGGCGCCCTGCGCGACTTGCGCACGCGCCACCTGACCATGGACGTCTCGGTATCCCTGGCCATCGGCGGGGCGTACCTGGCGGGCATCTGGACCGCGATCACCGGCACGGGCGAGTTGTACTTCGATGCGGTGGGCATGTTTGCGTTGTTCCTGCTGGCTGGCCGTTACCTGGAGCGCCGCGCCAGGGAGCGCACGGCCGCCGCGACGGCGCAATTGGTGAACCTGCTGCCCGCCTCGTGCCTGCGGCTCAAGCCCGACGGCCAGAGCGAGCGCATCCTGCTCCCCGAACTGATGCTAGGCGACCGCGTGCTGGTGCACCCCGGCGCCGTGCTGCCGGCGGATGGGGTGATTCTCGATGGACAATCGAGCATTGATGAATCCCTGCTCACCGGTGAGTACCTGCCGCAACCGCGCCAGACCGGCGACGCGGTCACGGCGGGCACGCTGAATGTCGAGGGGGCATTGACCGTCGAAGTACGTGCCCTGGGCCATGACACACGCCTGTCCGCCATCGTGCGTTTGCTTGAGCGCGCCCAGGCCGATAAACCACGCCTGGCGCAGATCGCCGACCGGGCCGCGCAGTGGTTCCTGTTGTGCTCGCTGATCGCCGCCGCGCTGATCGGCCTGCTGTGGTGGGAACTGGATGCGTCGCGGGCGTTCTGGATTGTGCTGGCAATGCTGGTGGCGACTTGTCCCTGTGCGCTGTCCCTGGCCACTCCCACCGCCCTCACCGCCGCCACCGGTACTTTGCACAAACTCGGGTTACTGCTAACTCGCGGCCATGTGCTGGAAGGGCTGAACCAGATCGACACAGTGATCTTCGACAAGACCGGCACCCTCACCGAAGGGCGCCTGGCGTTGAGAGCCATCCGGCCCTTGGGGTCGTTGAGCACCGACCTGTGCCTGAGCTTGGCCGCCGCCCTGGAAAACCGCTCCGAACACCCGATTGCCCGCGCCTTTGGGCGTGCGCCATTGGCCGCCGATGAGGTCATCAGTTCGCCAGGGCTGGGCCTTGAAGGTCGTGTCGGCGAGCGCGTATTGCGCATTGGCCAGCCGGGCTTTGTCTGCGAACTCAGTGGTTGCCCGATTCCTGCAGCGCCGCAGGTTTGCGGCCAATGGCTGTTGCTCGGCGACCGCGACGGCGCCCTGGCCTGGTTCGTGCTCGACGACCGCCTGCGCAGTGATGCCCCTGCCCTGCTGGCCGCGTGCAAGGCGCGTGGTTGGCGCACGCTGTTGCTGTCCGGGGACAGTTCGCCGATGGTCACCAGCGTCGCCGCCGAGTTGGGTATCGACGAGGCCCACGGCGGCCTGCGCCCGGATGACAAGCTGCAAGTCCTTCAGCAACTGCACAAGGAAGGCCGCAAGGTGCTGATGCTTGGTGATGGCGTCAACGATGTGCCGGTACTCGCCGCCGCGGACATCAGCGTGGCGATGGGCACGGCCACCGACCTGGCCAAGACCAGCGCCGATGCGGTGTTGCTGTCCAACCGCCTGGACGCCTTGGTGCAAGCCTTTACTCTGGCGCGGTGCACCCGCCGGGTAATCATTGAAAACCTGCTGTGGGCCGGGCTGTACAATGGCCTTATGCTGCCGTTTGCCGCCCTGGGCTGGATCACTCCCATCTGGGCGGCGATCGGCATGTCCCTCAGTTCGTTGACCGTGGTGCTCAATGCCCTGCGCCTGACTCGCCTGCCGAGCGCGCCAGCCGCCCGAGCCCCCTCAGTAACCCGCCCGCTGCCGGTGTGA
- the hemN gene encoding oxygen-independent coproporphyrinogen III oxidase: MLDAIRWDTDLIHRYDLAGPRYTSYPTAVQFDSQVGTFDLLHALRDSRKAVRPLSLYVHVPFCANICYYCACNKVITKDRGRAQAYLQRLEQEIQLVACHLDPRQPVEQLHFGGGTPTFLSHDELRQVMSCLRQHFNLLDDDSGDYGIEIDPREADWATMGLLRELGFNRVSIGLQDLDPEVQRAVNRLQSLEETRAVIDAARTLQFRSINIDLIYGLPKQTPINFARTVEEVIRLQPDRLSVFNYAHLPERFMPQRRINTDELPSPASKLLMLQTTIEQLTQAGYRYIGMDHFALPDDELAIAQEEGTLQRNFQGYTTHGHCDLIGLGVSAISQIGDLYCQNSSDLNAYQNTLAGAQLATSRGLVCTTDDRLRREVIQQLICNFSLDFDKIEQAFTIDFRGYFSEIWPQLEAMAEDGLIELDAQAIRVLPAGRLLVRSVCMVFDAYLEHQNRQRFSRVI; this comes from the coding sequence ATGCTCGACGCCATTCGTTGGGATACCGATCTGATTCACCGCTACGACCTGGCGGGACCGCGCTACACGTCCTACCCCACCGCCGTACAATTCGACAGCCAGGTCGGCACTTTCGACCTGCTCCACGCCCTGCGCGACAGCCGCAAGGCGGTGCGGCCACTGTCGCTGTATGTGCATGTGCCGTTCTGCGCGAACATCTGCTACTACTGCGCCTGCAACAAGGTCATCACCAAGGACCGTGGCCGCGCCCAGGCCTACCTGCAACGCCTGGAGCAGGAAATACAGCTGGTGGCGTGCCACCTCGACCCCAGACAACCGGTGGAACAGCTGCACTTCGGCGGCGGCACCCCGACGTTTCTCAGCCACGACGAATTGCGCCAGGTGATGAGCTGCCTGCGCCAGCACTTCAATTTGCTGGATGACGATTCCGGTGACTACGGCATCGAGATCGACCCACGCGAAGCGGATTGGGCCACCATGGGCCTGCTGCGCGAGCTGGGTTTCAACCGCGTGAGTATCGGCCTGCAAGACCTCGACCCCGAGGTGCAACGGGCGGTCAACCGCCTGCAAAGCCTGGAAGAAACCCGCGCGGTGATCGATGCGGCACGCACCCTGCAATTTCGCTCGATCAATATCGACCTGATCTACGGCCTGCCCAAGCAAACGCCGATCAACTTCGCACGCACCGTGGAAGAGGTAATCAGGCTGCAGCCCGACCGCTTGTCGGTGTTCAACTACGCCCACCTGCCGGAACGCTTCATGCCCCAGCGGCGCATCAACACCGATGAACTGCCGTCCCCGGCCTCAAAGCTGTTGATGCTGCAAACCACCATCGAGCAACTGACCCAGGCCGGCTACCGCTACATCGGCATGGATCACTTCGCCCTGCCCGACGACGAACTGGCCATCGCCCAGGAAGAAGGCACCCTGCAGCGCAATTTCCAGGGCTATACCACCCACGGCCATTGCGACTTGATCGGGCTTGGTGTGTCGGCGATCAGCCAGATTGGCGACCTGTACTGCCAGAACAGCAGCGACCTCAACGCCTACCAGAACACCCTGGCCGGCGCACAACTGGCCACCAGTCGCGGCCTGGTCTGCACCACGGACGACCGGTTGCGCCGGGAAGTAATTCAGCAATTGATCTGCAATTTCAGCCTGGACTTCGACAAGATCGAGCAGGCGTTCACCATTGATTTTCGCGGATATTTTTCCGAGATCTGGCCGCAACTGGAGGCCATGGCCGAGGATGGCCTGATCGAACTCGACGCCCAGGCCATTCGTGTACTGCCTGCCGGGCGCCTGCTGGTGCGTTCGGTGTGCATGGTGTTCGATGCCTACCTGGAGCACCAGAACCGGCAGCGGTTTTCACGGGTGATCTGA
- a CDS encoding sulfite exporter TauE/SafE family protein, which yields MLELAPLLVSALILGLLGGGHCLGMCGGLMGALTLAIPKEQRGRRFQLLLAYNLGRILSYAAAGVLIGLAGWAVANSPAAMFMRVLAGLLLISMGLYLAGWWSGLTRIESLGRGLWRYIQPVANRLLPVSSVPRALLLGALWGWLPCGLVYSTLLWAASQGNAWDSGLLMLAFGLGTWPVLLATGLAAERVTALLRKRSVRMAGGLLVILFGIWTLPGPHQHWLMGH from the coding sequence ATGCTTGAGCTGGCGCCGCTGCTGGTCTCTGCGCTGATCCTCGGCCTGCTCGGTGGCGGCCATTGCCTGGGCATGTGCGGCGGGTTGATGGGCGCGCTGACCCTGGCGATCCCCAAGGAGCAACGCGGCCGCCGGTTTCAACTGCTGCTGGCCTACAACCTGGGACGTATCCTCAGCTATGCCGCGGCCGGCGTGTTGATCGGCCTCGCCGGCTGGGCGGTGGCGAACAGCCCGGCGGCGATGTTCATGCGCGTGCTCGCCGGCCTGCTGTTGATCAGCATGGGCCTGTACCTGGCGGGCTGGTGGAGCGGTCTCACCCGTATCGAAAGCCTCGGACGCGGCCTGTGGCGCTATATACAGCCGGTCGCCAACCGTTTGCTGCCCGTGTCCAGCGTACCGCGTGCATTGCTGCTGGGGGCGCTGTGGGGATGGTTGCCGTGCGGGTTGGTCTACAGCACGTTGCTGTGGGCGGCGAGCCAGGGCAATGCCTGGGACAGTGGGTTGTTGATGCTGGCGTTCGGGCTGGGGACTTGGCCGGTGCTGTTGGCTACAGGTCTGGCGGCTGAGCGGGTGACGGCGCTGTTGCGCAAGCGCAGCGTGAGGATGGCCGGCGGCTTGCTGGTGATCCTGTTTGGAATATGGACGTTACCCGGTCCGCATCAGCACTGGTTGATGGGCCATTAA
- a CDS encoding YbaB/EbfC family nucleoid-associated protein: protein MMKGGMAGLMKQAQQMQEKMAKMQEELANAEVTGKAGGDMVSVVMTGRHDIKRVSIDPSVLPGVGEDDLEMLEALFAAAVNDAVRKIEANSQEKMGGVTAGMQLPPGMKLPF, encoded by the coding sequence ATGATGAAAGGTGGCATGGCCGGCCTGATGAAGCAGGCGCAGCAGATGCAGGAAAAGATGGCCAAGATGCAGGAGGAACTGGCCAACGCCGAAGTCACCGGTAAAGCCGGTGGCGATATGGTCAGCGTGGTGATGACCGGTCGTCACGACATCAAGCGCGTGAGCATCGACCCAAGCGTCCTGCCAGGCGTGGGTGAAGATGACCTGGAAATGCTCGAGGCGTTGTTCGCCGCGGCCGTCAACGACGCCGTGCGCAAGATCGAAGCCAACAGCCAGGAAAAAATGGGCGGCGTCACTGCTGGTATGCAACTGCCTCCGGGCATGAAGCTGCCGTTCTGA